The candidate division KSB1 bacterium genome window below encodes:
- a CDS encoding protein kinase, producing MASLVGRILGSGRYEILELYGKGAFAEVYRGRQINLNRDVAVKVLNETSSRDESLVKRFHQEAAAVARFDHPNIIKIFDHGQEGLVHYYVMNFLPRTLRSLLHPNRPLPVDIIFQIANQLAAALAYAQTVVNNFVHRDLKPENVMLDQSHNAVLSDFGLVRGDELARLTVGDNVIGTPTYMSPEQIRGKPLDPRSDLYALGVLLFECATGSPPFKGDLMSVCHQHVNVAPVSPRTLNPDLPPGLETLILKLLEKSPAHRYQTASEVLLALAEFPRQPSQPGLIYSQPTLPVSPRPATTPVSVPMEPPAAAAPAPARPASSSRRLWPTLSFVGIAAATLVIALLTFLRVPQPESRPPQPASEPTRPQAAVSRPAGLTARAGRLEVKSTPEGAMIEIDGISQKRRTPARFDSLPPGRYHVTLHLPGFQVWREVVTIEKGGTAILSAALTPAAERPVVTTVALRITSRPPSEIFLDGTSIGKPASGVITVPVAPGPHELQFRLAPHPAISRHLVVKAEKSQEFDIDLLGEISVQAFDEAGDPVFGAVFLNGHQVDWKPDGSRQHVLIGDYEVTVRSFGFVMAEPSKKVSVRGGEYQPIVIQMKRE from the coding sequence ATGGCTTCGCTTGTCGGCCGCATTCTCGGCAGCGGTCGCTACGAAATTCTCGAACTTTATGGCAAAGGCGCGTTCGCGGAAGTCTACCGCGGCCGCCAGATTAATTTGAATCGTGACGTCGCGGTCAAGGTGCTCAATGAAACCTCGAGCCGCGATGAAAGTCTGGTCAAGCGCTTTCATCAGGAAGCGGCGGCTGTCGCCCGTTTTGATCATCCCAACATCATCAAGATTTTCGACCACGGTCAGGAAGGGCTGGTACATTACTACGTCATGAACTTCCTGCCGCGCACTCTGCGCAGTCTTCTGCATCCCAATCGCCCCCTGCCCGTCGATATCATCTTTCAAATCGCCAACCAGCTTGCTGCCGCACTGGCCTACGCGCAAACCGTGGTCAATAATTTCGTCCATCGCGATCTCAAGCCGGAAAACGTCATGCTCGATCAGAGTCACAATGCTGTGCTGTCCGATTTTGGTCTGGTGCGTGGCGATGAACTGGCGCGTTTGACCGTGGGCGACAACGTCATCGGCACGCCCACTTACATGTCGCCGGAGCAGATTCGTGGCAAGCCTTTGGACCCCCGCTCCGATCTTTACGCGTTGGGCGTCTTGCTGTTTGAATGCGCCACCGGCTCCCCGCCCTTCAAGGGCGATTTGATGAGCGTTTGCCATCAACACGTCAACGTGGCGCCAGTCAGTCCCCGGACACTCAACCCGGACTTGCCGCCCGGGCTCGAAACGCTGATTCTCAAATTGCTCGAAAAATCGCCGGCGCACCGCTATCAAACTGCGTCAGAAGTGCTGCTGGCACTCGCGGAGTTCCCCAGGCAGCCAAGCCAGCCCGGTCTGATCTATTCCCAGCCAACCCTGCCTGTGTCACCCCGGCCCGCAACGACTCCCGTGTCAGTGCCAATGGAGCCCCCCGCTGCTGCGGCCCCGGCGCCGGCGCGTCCCGCGAGTTCCAGCCGGCGGCTTTGGCCCACTCTCTCGTTCGTCGGAATTGCGGCTGCCACTTTGGTTATCGCATTGCTCACTTTCCTGCGTGTACCCCAACCGGAATCGCGGCCGCCGCAGCCAGCCTCGGAACCGACTCGCCCACAAGCAGCCGTGAGCCGGCCGGCAGGACTCACCGCGAGGGCCGGCCGGCTCGAGGTCAAGAGTACCCCGGAAGGTGCGATGATTGAAATCGACGGCATCAGCCAAAAGCGGCGAACACCCGCGCGTTTCGACAGCCTGCCGCCGGGGCGTTACCACGTGACTTTGCACCTGCCGGGTTTTCAGGTGTGGCGTGAGGTCGTGACCATTGAGAAGGGGGGGACGGCCATACTGTCGGCGGCATTGACGCCGGCAGCGGAGCGGCCGGTGGTGACGACCGTGGCGCTGCGCATCACCTCCCGGCCGCCGAGCGAGATTTTTCTCGATGGCACCAGCATCGGCAAACCCGCCAGCGGCGTGATCACAGTCCCGGTTGCGCCCGGCCCGCATGAGCTGCAATTCCGGCTGGCTCCCCACCCCGCCATCAGCCGTCACCTTGTGGTCAAGGCGGAGAAATCGCAGGAATTTGACATTGATTTGTTGGGTGAGATCAGTGTGCAAGCATTCGATGAGGCCGGGGATCCGGTGTTTGGTGCCGTCTTTTTGAATGGACATCAAGTCGATTGGAAGCCGGATGGCTCACGCCAGCACGTGCTCATCGGCGATTACGAAGTCACAGTCCGCAGTTTTGGTTTTGTGATGGCGGAACCTTCCAAAAAAGTCAGCGTGCGCGGTGGTGAATACCAGCCCATTGTCATTCAAATGAAGAGAGAGTAA